In the Populus trichocarpa isolate Nisqually-1 chromosome 1, P.trichocarpa_v4.1, whole genome shotgun sequence genome, one interval contains:
- the LOC18095998 gene encoding B3 domain-containing transcription factor NGA1: MEFGTGFSEGDQMSRGKGLPFSSYSSSNSSPSSSSSQQRNQLVLGQIYENHQIGSWLGNKYDQVDQDTSRFNESVAVNAAKLDLMDVNDEEEGGRGESSSVQVIEKEHMFDKVVTPSDVGKLNRLVIPKQHAEKYLPLDSSSNEKGLLLNFEDMNGKAWRFRYSYWGSSQSYVMTKGWSRFVKEKKLDAGDIVSFQRGVGELGKDRLYINWRRRPDAPDDPSRHQHHFHNHHFSAIPWSPLLMRPPTVPVLPRDHLHLSNPNRNTCYKVGGSSYGYGYGNYSNVVNPCSSSGSVFYMTSSAGAGAALEPAPQQVGMGMVQWQLGGGGVVEPVVYESVPVVQGKAAAKRLRLFGVNMDCPITDQSDDYGHKLSSTTAAATTLPHNATIALQPTPQLSSQSLQHPLHQLRLYRGTPLAAMPPSTTQFLHKGKSSSPSSSSMSLDLDI; encoded by the coding sequence ATGGAATTTGGGACAGGTTTTAGTGAGGGAGATCAAATGAGTAGAGGAAAAGGACTCCCTTTTTCTTCTTACTCATCTTCGAATTCATCtccttcatcatcttcttctcagCAAAGAAATCAGCTTGTTTTAGGCCAAATCTATGAAAACCACCAAATAGGTTCTTGGTTAGGTAACAAGTATGACCAGGTCGATCAAGATACGTCAAGATTTAATGAGAGTGTAGCTGTAAACGCCGCTAAACTTGACCTTATGGATGtcaatgatgaagaagaaggcgGCCGAGGAGAATCTAGTAGTGTGCAGGTGATAGAAAAGGAGCACATGTTTGATAAGGTTGTAACTCCAAGTGATGTAGGTAAGCTAAATCGCCTTGTGATACCAAAACAGCACGCAGAGAAGTACCTTCCTTTAGATTCATCATCGAATGAGAAGGGGCTTTTACTGAATTTTGAGGATATGAATGGTAAAGCTTGGAGATTCAGGTATTCATACTGGGGCAGTAGCCAGAGCTATGTTATGACTAAAGGTTGGAGCCGTTTTGTCAAGGAGAAGAAGCTTGATGCTGGTGATATTGTGTCTTTTCAAAGAGGGGTAGGTGAATTGGGTAAAGATCGTTTATACATTAATTGGAGGCGCCGGCCAGACGCACCGGACGACCCCTCTCGCCATCAACACCACTTTCACAACCACCATTTCTCAGCAATCCCTTGGAGCCCTTTACTCATGCGCCCACCAACAGTACCAGTCTTGCCAAGGGACCACCTTCACTTGTCTAATCCTAATAGAAATACTTGTTACAAAGTTGGTGGTAGTTCTTATGGTTATGGTTATGGTAATTACAGCAATGTGGTAAACCCTTGTTCATCTTCTGGTTCAGTTTTTTACATGACATCATCAGCAGGAGCAGGAGCAGCATTAGAACCAGCCCCGCAACAGGTTGGCATGGGGATGGTGCAATGGCAGCTAGGAGGAGGTGGGGTTGTAGAGCCAGTGGTGTATGAGTCGGTGCCGGTGGTCCAAGGGAAAGCAGCAGCAAAGAGACTAAGGTTGTTTGGTGTAAACATGGACTGCCCCATTACTGATCAATCCGATGACTATGGTCACAAATTGTCctcaacaacagcagcagcaacaacattaCCTCATAATGCTACTATTGCATTGCAGCCTACTCCTCAACTCTCTTCACAGTCTTTGCAACATCCTCTCCACCAATTGAGACTCTATAGAGGCACCCCACTAGCAGCAATGCCACCCTCCACCACTCAATTTCTCCACAAAGGGAagtcatcatcaccatcatcatcctcCATGTCCTTGGATTTAGATATCTGA